Proteins from a genomic interval of Gossypium hirsutum isolate 1008001.06 chromosome A09, Gossypium_hirsutum_v2.1, whole genome shotgun sequence:
- the LOC107888925 gene encoding serine/threonine-protein kinase PBL27, with protein sequence MGGCFPCFGSSNKESNNGGTTVKELQNKDSTKDGSVGQFHHVNRVNSDKSKSQSGSDSKKEPAVPKDGPTANIAAQTFTFRELATATKNFRPECLLGEGGFGRVYKGRLESTGQVVAVKQLDRNGLQGNREFLVEVLMLCLLHHPNLVNLIGYCADGDQRLLVYEFMPLGSLEDHLHDLPPGKEPLDWNTRMKIAAGAAKGLEYLHDKANPPVIYRDLKSANILLGEGYQPKLSDFGLAKLGPVGDKTHVSTRVMGTYGYCAPEYAMTGQLTLKSDVYSFGVVFLELITGRKAIDNTRSHGEHNLVAWARPLFKDRRKFPQMVDPLLQGRYPMRGLYQALAVAAMCLQEQAATRPLIGDVVTALTYLASQTYDPNVASNQSNRVGPSTPRRKNDRGGMVDGLDSPDEHGQRGSPSSHRNSPDYRMRNHARKLSTGAELGRNETGGGSGRKWGFEDSERHESHRGSPLNTTRTRETSRNRDFDRERAVAEAKVWGENWREKKRANAIGSFDSTNG encoded by the exons ACAAATCAAAATCTCAGAGTGGTTCTGATTCTAAGAAGGAACCTGCAGTACCTAAAGATGGACCAACGGCAAATATTGCAGCACAAACATTTACTTTCCGAGAGCTTGCCACCGCTACAAAGAACTTTAGGCCAGAATGTCTATTAGGAGAAGGTGGGTTCGGACGTGTTTACAAGGGCCGCTTGGAGAGTACGGGACAG GTAGTTGCTGTAAAACAGCTCGATCGAAATGGTCTTCAGGGAAATCGAGAATTTCTTGTTGAAGTTCTCATGCTTTGCCTCTTACACCACCCAAACCTTGTCAACTTGATTGGTTATTGTGCCGATGGGGACCAACGCCTCCTTGTGTATGAGTTTATGCCTTTAGGATCATTGGAGGATCACTTACACG ATCTACCTCCAGGCAAGGAACCTCTGGACTGGAATACCCGAATGAAGATTGCTGCAGGTGCGGCCAAGGGTTTGGAATATTTGCACGATAAAGCTAATCCTCCTGTTATTTACAGGGACTTAAAATCGGCCAACATCCTTCTCGGTGAGGGCTATCAACCTAAGTTATCAGATTTTGGGCTTGCGAAACTGGGTCCTGTGGGTGACAAAACGCATGTGTCCACACGTGTGATGGGCACTTATGGCTATTGTGCTCCAGAATATGCAATGACTGGCCAGCTCACTCTAAAATCCGATGTCTATAGTTTTGGAGTGGTCTTTCTCGAGCTTATCACGGGTCGCAAGGCCATCGATAATACAAGGTCTCATGGAGAACATAATCTTGTTGCATGG GCACGACCACTTTTCAAAGATCGTAGGAAGTTTCCGCAAATGGTGGATCCACTACTGCAAGGCCGTTATCCGATGCGAGGATTATACCAAGCTCTTGCCGTGGCAGCAATGTGTTTGCAGGAACAAGCTGCTACAAGGCCTCTAATTGGTGATGTTGTGACAGCACTTACATATTTAGCTTCGCAAACTTACGACCCTAATGTGGCCAGCAATCAAAGCAACAGAGTTGGTCCATCAACTCCGAGACGGAAGAATGATCGAGGGGGTATGGTGGATGGGCTGGACAGCCCAGATGAGCATGGACAACGTGGTTCCCCTTCCTCCCATAGAAATTCACCCGATTACCGGATGAGGAACCATGCTAGGAAATTGAGCACCGGTGCCGAGCTTGGTAGGAATGAAACCGGTGGTGGATCAGGGAGGAAATGGGGCTTTGAGGATTCAGAACGACATGAATCTCATCGAGGCAGCCCTCTGAATACTACAAGAACAAGAGAAACTTCACGTAATCGTGATTTTGATCGAGAACGCGCTGTCGCAGAGGCTAAAGTATGGGGTGAGAATTGGAGGGAGAAAAAACGAGCAAATGCCATTGGTAGCTTTGACAGTACAAATGGCTGA